One stretch of Burkholderia oklahomensis C6786 DNA includes these proteins:
- a CDS encoding (2Fe-2S)-binding protein: MSTSFVLNGKNLTLDADPAMPLLWAIREDAGLHGTKFGCGAAQCGACTVHLEGQAVRSCVLPLAAVAGKRVTTIEGLASKPARAVQAAWVKLQVPQCGYCQSGQIMSATALLEQNAAPTDADIDAAMNGNICRCATYTRIRAAIHEAAATLKA; the protein is encoded by the coding sequence ATGTCTACCTCGTTTGTGCTGAACGGCAAGAATCTGACGCTGGACGCCGATCCCGCGATGCCGCTGCTCTGGGCGATCCGCGAAGACGCGGGCCTGCACGGCACGAAGTTCGGCTGCGGCGCCGCGCAATGCGGCGCGTGCACCGTGCATCTCGAAGGCCAGGCGGTGCGCTCGTGCGTGCTGCCGCTCGCGGCCGTCGCCGGCAAGCGCGTGACGACGATCGAAGGGCTCGCGAGCAAGCCCGCGAGGGCCGTCCAGGCCGCGTGGGTCAAGCTGCAGGTGCCGCAGTGCGGCTACTGCCAGTCCGGCCAGATCATGTCGGCGACCGCGCTCCTCGAGCAGAACGCGGCGCCGACCGACGCCGACATCGACGCCGCGATGAACGGCAACATCTGCCGTTGCGCGACCTACACCCGCATCCGCGCCGCGATCCACGAAGCGGCCGCCACCCTGAAGGCCTGA
- a CDS encoding winged helix-turn-helix domain-containing protein: protein MDCKYLYIDNIKINFVRRAIEIDGEPVSLTPREFDVVEFLLDNMNKVVSRQAIQETVWGRELAVSSRTLDTHVSRIRSKLGLDYDKNMRIIPIYSIGYRLVLFGAATTRVEPHDAPQAARVGEPRVDADAAAPIARPAAAPHRELVAEYH, encoded by the coding sequence ATGGATTGCAAGTATCTGTACATCGACAACATCAAGATCAACTTCGTCCGACGCGCCATCGAGATCGACGGCGAGCCGGTCAGCCTGACCCCGCGCGAATTCGACGTCGTCGAATTCCTGCTCGACAACATGAACAAGGTCGTGTCGCGCCAGGCGATCCAGGAGACGGTGTGGGGCCGGGAGCTCGCCGTATCGTCGCGCACGCTCGACACGCACGTGTCGCGCATCCGCTCGAAGCTCGGCCTCGACTACGACAAGAACATGCGGATCATTCCGATCTATTCGATCGGCTACCGGCTCGTGCTGTTCGGCGCGGCGACGACGCGCGTCGAGCCGCACGACGCGCCGCAAGCGGCACGCGTCGGCGAGCCGCGCGTCGACGCCGACGCGGCCGCGCCGATCGCGCGCCCGGCCGCCGCGCCGCACCGCGAGCTCGTCGCCGAATATCACTGA
- a CDS encoding helix-turn-helix transcriptional regulator — MSDIAVQEDAAVADVARLRPVSRSNPDGATREAQTIDVVWCGHARRAADAEPRFAPRLGVAEMLASARGTAECGRIATSLLRLMGFATFAYFAIEFSRDDAECLYLHEAFTPAAYRGDYVRRRHHDVDPRMLGTRASSMPVVWDLRQLARDHASRGSDALDGFLRVMHDDDMCSGVMYSMPVPGTRMHAFASYTAPRRSRDWISSATLEQVLSLGLSVHRFAAPQLIASSRERAAERLTPFERELLVGIAEGASDKEIGRRLDTSAHNVDYHLRKLRKRFGVANRIQLTYFASARGLI, encoded by the coding sequence ATGTCGGACATTGCAGTGCAGGAAGACGCCGCCGTCGCGGACGTCGCGCGCCTCCGCCCCGTGTCGCGCTCGAATCCGGACGGCGCGACGCGCGAAGCGCAGACGATCGACGTCGTCTGGTGCGGCCACGCGAGACGCGCGGCCGATGCCGAGCCGCGCTTCGCGCCGCGCCTGGGCGTCGCGGAGATGCTCGCGAGCGCGCGCGGCACCGCCGAATGCGGCCGCATCGCGACGAGCCTGTTGCGGCTGATGGGCTTCGCGACGTTCGCCTATTTCGCGATCGAGTTCTCGCGCGACGACGCCGAATGCCTGTATCTGCACGAAGCGTTCACGCCCGCCGCGTATCGCGGCGATTACGTGCGACGCCGCCATCACGACGTCGATCCGCGGATGCTCGGCACGCGCGCGTCGAGCATGCCCGTCGTCTGGGACCTGCGGCAGCTCGCGCGGGACCACGCGTCGCGCGGCTCGGATGCGCTCGACGGCTTTCTGCGCGTGATGCACGACGACGACATGTGCAGCGGCGTGATGTATTCGATGCCCGTGCCGGGCACGCGGATGCATGCGTTCGCGAGCTACACCGCGCCGCGCCGCTCGCGCGACTGGATCTCGTCCGCGACGCTCGAGCAGGTGTTGTCGCTCGGCTTGTCGGTGCATCGGTTCGCTGCGCCGCAACTGATCGCGTCGTCGCGCGAGCGCGCGGCCGAGCGCCTCACGCCGTTCGAGCGCGAACTGCTCGTCGGCATCGCGGAAGGCGCGTCCGACAAGGAAATCGGCCGGCGGCTCGATACCAGCGCGCACAACGTCGACTACCATCTGCGCAAGCTGCGCAAACGCTTCGGCGTCGCGAACCGGATTCAGTTGACTTATTTCGCGTCGGCGCGCGGATTGATCTGA
- the asnB gene encoding asparagine synthase (glutamine-hydrolyzing) encodes MCGISGFVGPVACAPETARATLARMTDSLAHRGPDDTGLWVDPDAGVALGHRRLSIVDLSEHGHQPMLSACGRYAMTFNGEIYNFRELRRELEREQRAPEWRGHSDSEVLLAAFSAWGIDRTLQKAVGMFALALWNRESRVLTLARDRIGEKPLYYGRVGGSFVFGSELKALRRFPGFGSRAIDRDALCLYLRHASVPAPYTIYEGIRKLPPGTYAQLEDIEIEPAPRSYWSLECVIAAGRANPFDGDANAAVAQLDHVLRDAIAEQSVADVPLGAFLSGGVDSSVIVALMQTQTAQPVQTFTIGFHEAGYDEAGYAKAVARHLGTSHTELYVKPSDVLATVPRMPSVYDEPFADSSQIPTLLVSELTRRHVKVSLSGDGGDELFGGYTRYFLTPRLWGRLRRVPASVRMRIAAALHALRPDHADQIAALVQGVWGSSAQRDASPRVGDRLHKLANVMTADSRTSLYRLLMSSVHHPERFTLAGHEPKTLIDSPGAWPAGLSFAEQAMAVDTLTYLPTDILTKVDRAAMAVSLETRMPFLDHRVVEFAWRLPEGLRIPDAQDKWLLRKLLYRYVPRPLIDRPKQGFCAPVGAWLRGELSDWATELLRPARLRDEGYFDAARVERLWRQHQSGRMNWQHPLWTVLMFQAWLERQRAE; translated from the coding sequence ATGTGCGGAATCAGCGGCTTCGTGGGCCCTGTTGCATGCGCACCGGAGACAGCCCGCGCGACCCTCGCGCGAATGACGGACAGTCTCGCGCATCGCGGCCCGGACGATACCGGATTGTGGGTCGATCCCGACGCGGGCGTCGCGCTCGGGCATCGGCGTCTGTCGATCGTCGATCTGTCGGAGCATGGGCATCAGCCGATGCTGTCGGCGTGCGGCCGTTACGCGATGACGTTCAACGGCGAGATCTACAATTTTCGCGAGTTGCGCCGCGAGCTCGAGCGCGAGCAGCGCGCGCCCGAGTGGCGCGGTCATTCGGACAGCGAAGTGCTGCTCGCCGCATTCTCCGCGTGGGGCATCGATCGTACGCTGCAAAAAGCGGTCGGCATGTTCGCGCTCGCGCTATGGAATCGCGAGTCGCGCGTGCTCACGCTCGCGCGCGATCGCATCGGCGAGAAGCCTCTTTATTACGGACGCGTCGGCGGCTCGTTCGTGTTCGGTTCGGAGCTGAAGGCGCTGCGGCGCTTTCCCGGCTTCGGATCGCGTGCGATCGATCGCGACGCGCTGTGCCTGTATCTGCGGCACGCGAGCGTGCCCGCGCCGTACACGATCTACGAAGGGATTCGCAAGCTGCCGCCCGGCACGTATGCGCAGCTCGAGGACATCGAGATCGAACCCGCGCCGCGCAGCTATTGGTCGCTCGAGTGCGTGATCGCCGCGGGCCGCGCGAATCCCTTCGACGGCGATGCGAATGCCGCCGTCGCGCAGCTCGATCACGTGCTGCGCGATGCGATCGCAGAGCAATCGGTCGCCGACGTGCCGCTCGGCGCGTTCCTGTCGGGCGGCGTCGATTCGTCGGTGATCGTCGCGCTGATGCAGACGCAGACCGCGCAGCCGGTGCAGACGTTCACGATCGGCTTCCACGAGGCGGGCTACGACGAGGCGGGCTATGCGAAGGCGGTCGCGCGGCATCTCGGCACGTCGCACACCGAGCTCTACGTGAAGCCGTCCGACGTGCTGGCGACCGTCCCGCGCATGCCTTCCGTCTACGACGAGCCGTTCGCCGATTCGTCGCAGATCCCGACGCTGCTCGTCTCCGAGCTGACGCGTCGTCACGTGAAGGTGAGCCTGTCGGGCGACGGCGGCGACGAGCTGTTCGGCGGCTACACGCGCTATTTCCTCACGCCGCGTCTATGGGGCCGGCTGCGCCGCGTGCCGGCGTCGGTGCGGATGCGGATCGCGGCCGCCCTGCATGCGCTGCGGCCCGACCACGCGGATCAGATCGCCGCGCTCGTGCAGGGCGTATGGGGCTCGTCCGCGCAGCGCGACGCGTCGCCCCGCGTCGGCGACCGGCTGCACAAGCTCGCGAACGTGATGACGGCGGACAGCCGCACGTCGCTGTACCGGCTGCTGATGTCGTCGGTCCATCATCCGGAGCGTTTCACGCTCGCGGGCCACGAGCCGAAGACGCTCATCGACTCGCCTGGCGCATGGCCCGCGGGGCTGTCGTTCGCCGAGCAGGCGATGGCCGTCGATACGCTCACGTACCTGCCGACCGACATCCTGACGAAGGTCGACCGCGCGGCGATGGCGGTGAGTCTCGAAACGCGGATGCCGTTTCTCGATCATCGCGTCGTCGAGTTCGCTTGGCGGCTGCCCGAGGGGCTGCGCATCCCGGACGCGCAGGACAAGTGGCTGCTGCGCAAGCTGCTCTATCGCTACGTGCCGCGGCCGTTGATCGACCGGCCGAAGCAGGGCTTCTGCGCGCCCGTCGGCGCGTGGCTGCGCGGCGAGCTGAGCGACTGGGCGACGGAGCTGCTGCGCCCCGCGCGCCTGCGCGACGAAGGCTATTTCGATGCGGCGCGCGTCGAGCGGCTGTGGCGGCAGCACCAGTCGGGCAGGATGAACTGGCAGCATCCGCTATGGACGGTGCTGATGTTCCAGGCGTGGCTCGAGCGGCAGCGCGCCGAGTAG
- a CDS encoding xanthine dehydrogenase family protein molybdopterin-binding subunit, which produces MTTDLDLPDAVRASRRTFLKAAGAAAAVGLTIGFEWLDASRPALAAAAPASGADAGAFAPNAFLRVAPDNSVTVIAKHVEMGQGAYTGIATIVAEELDANWRDVRVESAPADATRYANLQFGKLQGTGGSSAMANSWMQLREAGAKARAMLVSAAAAQWNVPAAELTTRDGYVRHAGSGREATYGSLATAAAAALPVPDKATLKSPREFRLIGQPVPRVDALAKSDGTAQFTIDVAMPGMLVALLQRPPLFGATVKSFDATGAKAVPGVVSVVQVERGVAVVAKGFWAAKQGRDALKVEWDDSNAEKRSSDAMMREYRQLAERPGTPARRDGDAERALAGAAKRLSASYEFPYLAHAPMEPLDAVVKLTADSCEIWAGDQFQTIDQGNAARVAGLDPSKVKIHTLYAGGSFGRRANAWSDYVVEAVSIAKALGANGTPVKLQWTREDDIHGGLYRPMYFHKLDAALTKDGKLVAWRHRIVGQSILAGTPFEPVMVKNGIDQTSVEGAANLPYAVPNVSVELTTTKAGVPVLWWRVVGSSHTAYAVEAFIDEAAHAAGKDPYLFRRDLLAHEPRMKAVLELAAEKAGWDPHKPLPKGRGRGIAVAEAFKSYVAQVAEVSVDEHGGVKVERVVCAVDCGTAINPDIVAAQMEGGIGFGLGAVLHGAITLKDGKVEQNNFDGYRVLRIAEMPKVEVHIVPSGEAPTGVGEPGVAPIGPAVANAIFAATGKRHHTLPFPAAGEAAA; this is translated from the coding sequence ATGACCACCGACCTCGATCTCCCGGACGCGGTGCGCGCGTCCCGCCGCACGTTCCTGAAGGCCGCCGGCGCCGCCGCGGCGGTCGGCCTCACGATCGGCTTCGAATGGCTCGATGCGAGCCGCCCGGCGCTCGCCGCCGCCGCGCCCGCTTCCGGCGCGGACGCCGGCGCGTTCGCGCCGAATGCGTTCCTGCGCGTCGCGCCCGACAACAGCGTGACCGTGATCGCGAAACACGTCGAGATGGGCCAGGGCGCGTACACGGGCATCGCGACGATCGTCGCCGAAGAGCTCGACGCGAACTGGCGCGACGTGCGCGTCGAGAGCGCGCCCGCCGACGCGACGCGCTACGCGAACCTGCAGTTCGGCAAGCTGCAGGGCACGGGCGGCAGCTCGGCGATGGCGAATTCGTGGATGCAGCTGCGCGAAGCGGGCGCGAAGGCGCGCGCGATGCTCGTGTCGGCGGCCGCCGCGCAATGGAACGTGCCCGCCGCCGAGCTGACGACCCGCGACGGCTACGTGCGCCACGCGGGCAGCGGCCGCGAGGCGACCTACGGCTCGCTCGCGACGGCGGCCGCGGCCGCGCTGCCCGTGCCCGACAAGGCCACGCTGAAATCGCCGCGCGAGTTCCGCCTGATCGGCCAGCCGGTGCCGCGCGTCGACGCGCTCGCGAAATCCGACGGCACCGCGCAGTTCACGATCGACGTGGCGATGCCCGGCATGCTCGTCGCGCTGCTGCAGCGGCCGCCCCTCTTCGGCGCGACCGTGAAGTCGTTCGACGCGACGGGCGCGAAGGCGGTGCCGGGCGTCGTGTCGGTCGTCCAGGTGGAGCGCGGCGTCGCGGTCGTCGCGAAGGGCTTCTGGGCCGCGAAGCAAGGCCGTGACGCGTTGAAGGTCGAATGGGACGATTCGAATGCGGAAAAGCGCAGCTCCGACGCGATGATGCGCGAGTACCGGCAGTTGGCCGAACGTCCCGGCACGCCCGCGCGCCGCGACGGCGACGCCGAACGCGCGCTTGCCGGCGCGGCGAAGCGGCTGTCCGCGTCGTACGAATTTCCGTACCTCGCGCACGCGCCGATGGAGCCGCTCGACGCGGTCGTCAAGCTGACGGCCGACAGCTGCGAGATCTGGGCGGGCGACCAGTTCCAGACGATCGACCAGGGCAACGCGGCGCGCGTCGCGGGCCTCGATCCGTCGAAGGTGAAGATCCACACGCTGTACGCGGGCGGCAGCTTCGGCCGGCGCGCGAACGCGTGGTCGGACTACGTCGTCGAGGCGGTGTCGATCGCGAAGGCGCTCGGCGCGAACGGCACGCCCGTCAAGCTGCAATGGACCCGCGAGGACGACATCCACGGCGGCCTCTACCGGCCGATGTACTTCCACAAGCTCGACGCGGCGCTCACGAAGGACGGCAAGCTCGTCGCGTGGCGGCACCGGATCGTCGGCCAGTCGATCCTCGCCGGCACGCCGTTCGAGCCGGTGATGGTGAAGAACGGGATCGACCAGACGTCGGTCGAGGGCGCGGCGAACCTGCCGTACGCGGTGCCGAACGTATCGGTCGAACTGACGACGACGAAGGCCGGCGTGCCGGTGCTGTGGTGGCGCGTCGTCGGCAGCTCGCACACCGCGTACGCGGTCGAGGCGTTCATCGACGAGGCCGCGCACGCGGCGGGCAAGGATCCGTACCTGTTCCGGCGCGATCTGCTCGCGCACGAGCCGCGCATGAAGGCCGTGCTCGAGCTCGCCGCCGAAAAGGCCGGCTGGGATCCGCACAAGCCGCTGCCGAAGGGCCGCGGGCGCGGGATCGCGGTCGCCGAGGCGTTCAAGAGCTATGTCGCGCAGGTCGCCGAGGTGTCGGTCGACGAGCATGGCGGCGTGAAGGTCGAGCGCGTCGTCTGCGCAGTCGATTGCGGGACCGCGATCAATCCGGACATCGTCGCCGCGCAGATGGAAGGCGGCATCGGCTTCGGGCTCGGCGCGGTGCTGCACGGCGCGATCACGCTGAAGGACGGCAAGGTCGAGCAGAACAACTTCGACGGCTACCGGGTGCTGCGGATCGCGGAGATGCCGAAGGTCGAGGTGCACATCGTGCCGTCGGGCGAGGCGCCGACGGGCGTCGGCGAGCCGGGCGTCGCGCCGATCGGCCCGGCTGTCGCGAACGCGATCTTCGCCGCGACCGGCAAGCGGCACCATACGCTGCCGTTCCCGGCTGCCGGGGAAGCCGCCGCGTAA
- a CDS encoding autoinducer binding domain-containing protein has product MTIADSAPRIEWFSHADLVTPRGEFAPRDPSPSVSSFAASHDWPRRAAFDVAEYDARLRAAGFTTLCYGAFELIGQQMLAAYLLRDFAPVSFVRAYIEGRLFEADPRFAEWRQGVSPIAWRIDELDAHARRTGERCMLALVNSLRAHAMHSGVIFCWPVPHLDLRVAVSLASEAHDAWLDDRVIGCALALGLDVHRAAQPYLDARVGGARAFVLRDDEAAVLERLVHGLSDQEIANALSTSLHRVGAQIRTLEKRFNARNRAQLAYLAARRLRG; this is encoded by the coding sequence ATGACAATTGCTGACAGTGCGCCGCGCATCGAATGGTTCTCGCATGCCGATCTCGTCACGCCGCGCGGCGAATTCGCGCCGCGCGATCCATCTCCTTCCGTATCGTCGTTCGCCGCGTCGCACGATTGGCCGCGTCGCGCGGCGTTCGACGTCGCGGAGTACGACGCGCGCTTGCGCGCGGCCGGCTTCACGACGCTCTGCTACGGCGCATTCGAGCTGATCGGTCAGCAGATGCTCGCCGCGTATCTGTTGCGAGATTTCGCACCCGTGTCGTTCGTGCGTGCATACATCGAAGGCCGATTGTTCGAAGCCGACCCGCGTTTCGCCGAATGGCGGCAGGGCGTGTCGCCGATCGCATGGCGGATCGACGAGCTCGATGCGCATGCGCGCCGCACCGGCGAGCGGTGCATGCTCGCGCTCGTGAATTCGTTGCGTGCGCATGCAATGCACAGCGGCGTGATCTTCTGCTGGCCGGTGCCGCATCTCGATCTGCGCGTCGCCGTGAGCCTCGCGTCGGAGGCGCACGACGCATGGCTCGACGATCGCGTGATCGGCTGCGCGCTCGCACTCGGCCTCGACGTGCATCGCGCCGCGCAGCCGTACCTCGACGCGCGCGTCGGCGGCGCGCGCGCGTTCGTGCTCCGGGACGACGAAGCGGCGGTGCTCGAGCGGCTCGTGCACGGCCTGTCCGATCAGGAAATCGCGAACGCGCTCAGCACGTCGCTGCATCGCGTCGGCGCGCAGATCCGCACGCTCGAAAAACGCTTCAACGCGCGCAATCGCGCGCAGCTCGCCTATCTTGCCGCGCGACGTTTGCGAGGATGA